From one Dermacentor variabilis isolate Ectoservices chromosome 3, ASM5094787v1, whole genome shotgun sequence genomic stretch:
- the LOC142576688 gene encoding uncharacterized protein LOC142576688, with protein sequence MDNDDKKTDDSLPGAPAISLAPVFAAVNLEAPLPFDFSNPGPWLVQFEDYLYVSGLYAADEELRICALLYTMDPHARGVLSSLQVLEEQMADFKQVTGKFDSYFIHLANEMYESARFHRRVQAPGELADAFYTLLLGIAPRCNYPSKEVEERLVHGRFDVGLLDSRLSDKLCGCSKFSLEEALVQMRQQQGTEKERIVRDSLGGSAALLSICVDATKVRTYTSRSSQSFVDSSLS encoded by the coding sequence ATGGACAACGATGATAAGAAGACAGATGATTCTTTGCCAGGTGCACCAGCAATTTCACTGGCTCCCGTTTTTGCAGCAGTGAACCTCGAGGCTCCACTGCCCTTTGACTTCAGCAACCCAGGGCCCTGGCTTGTCCAGTTCGAAGACTACCTGTATGTTTCGGGCCTGTATGCTGCTGATGAAGAGTTGCGCATTTGCGCACTGCTGTACACCATGGATCCGCATGCAAGAGGAGTCCTCAGCTCGCTGCAGGTCTTGGAGGAGCAAATGGCAGATTTCAAGCAAGTCACTGGCAAATTTGACTCTTACTTCATTCATCTGGCAAACGAGATGTATGAGAGTGCTAGGTTTCACCGGCGGGTACAGGCACCTGGTGAGTTGGCAGATGCTTTTTATACCTTACTTTTGGGCATAGCCCCACGGTGCAACTACCCTTCAAAGGAAGTTGAGGAAAGACTAGTGCATGGCCGTTTCGATGTCGGCTTGCTCGACAGCAGGCTCTCAGACAAgctgtgcgggtgctcaaagttCAGTCTCGAAGAAGCTTTGGTACAGATGCGCCAACAGCAAGGCACTGAGAAGGAGCGTATTGTGCGCGACTCCCTTGGTGGGAGTGCGGCGCTGTTGTCCATCTGCGTGGATGCTACAAAAGTGAGGACATACACCTCCCGCAGCAGCCAAAGCTTCGTCGACTCCAGCCTCAGTTGA